The following are encoded together in the Primulina tabacum isolate GXHZ01 chromosome 18, ASM2559414v2, whole genome shotgun sequence genome:
- the LOC142532404 gene encoding uncharacterized protein LOC142532404: MAIPTGLGKQEAEGSAWRLMEVGETSQLSALAQKISGESLPHNDALVIQARVANYDVLRVFVENVYHEGEITLPLTLGTGDLRKTMMTVFTVVDAPSSYNIILGRPSMNEMRVVASTYHQKIKFPVRGRVGEVKGDQPSSRRCYGETVRVDQKKAKREGKGKESQEEVTRERKVHFVADDEQEMVEIEPGKHVWVVRDINASTRVNLLNCLKTNIGVFAWSQQKLAGISPQVAEHKLNILPRSRPMKQKKRHFGPEKDKVIEEQVGELLRAGHIREVQFPTWLSNVVLVPKSTGKWRMCVDFRDLNKVYPKDCYPLPRIDQLVDSTSGCELLSFLDAYQGYHQIPLALEDQDKASFITSGGTFYYVVMPFGLKNAGATYQRLMNHVFQRQIGRTIEVYVDDILIKTREVSIY; this comes from the exons ATGGCGATTCCAACCGGGCTCGGAAAGCAAGAAGCAGAAGGGAGTGCTTGGAGGTTGATGGAAGTGGGAGAAACGAGCCAGTTATCAGCTTTGGCTCAGAAGATCTCAGGGGAGAGTCTACCCCACAATGATGCTCTTGTTATCCAAGCCCGAGTGGCTAATTATGATGTCTTGAGAGTATTTGTTGAAAATG TGTACCATGAGGGGGAAATCACCCTGCCACTGACCCTGGGAACCGGGGACTTGAGGAAAACTATGATGACAGTCTTTACAGTGGTGGACGCCCCGTCCTCCTACAACATCATCTTGGGAAGGCCATCTATGAATGAGATGAGAGTTGTGGCCTCCACTTATcaccaaaaaattaaatttccagTACGAGGACGGGTCGGGGAAGTCAAGGGGGATCAACCCTCTTCTCGGAGATGCTATGGGGAGACTGTCCGGGTAGACCAGAAGAAGGCGAAAAGGGAGGGAAAGGGGAAGGAGAGTCAAGAGGAGGTGACCAGAGAGAGAAAAGTACATTTTGTTGCGGATGATGAGCAAGAAATGGTGGAAATTGAGCCGGGAAAGCACGTCTGGGTGGTCCGAGACATCAACGCGTCCACCCGGGTAAATCTTCTaaattgtttaaaaactaacattggTGTTTTCGCTTGGTCTCAACAGAAACTAGCCGGGATCTCACCCCAAGTGGCTGagcataaattaaatatcctCCCGAGATCCCGGCCTATGAAACAGAAGAAGAGGCACTTTGGCCCTGAAAAAGATAAAGTCATTGAAGAGCAAGTAGGAGAGCTGTTGCGGGCCGGCCATATCAGAGAAGTCCAATTCCCTACTTGGCTCTCAAATGTGGTCCTCGTTCCAAAATCCACCGGGAAGTGGAGAATGTGTGTCGATTTCAGGGACCTGAATAAAGTCTACCCCAAAGATTGTTATCCACTTCCCCGGATTGATCAGCTGGTGGATTCAACCTCTGGATGCGAATTATTAAGCTTTCTGGATGCCTATCAGGGGTACCACCAAATCCCTTTGGCTCTTGAAGATCAGGATAAAGCCAGTTTTATAACCTCCGGAGGCACCTTCTATTACGTTGTTATGCCTTTCGGATTGAAGAATGCTGGGGCTACATACCAACGCTTGATGAATCATGTCTTCCAAAGGCAGATAGGCCGGACTATTGAGGTATACGTGGATGATATTCTAATCAAGACCCGAGAGGTCTCCATTTATTGA
- the LOC142533767 gene encoding putative transmembrane ascorbate ferrireductase 4, producing MAAVLFSPFSVLLFARISAFLVAILVITWALYFQASFIPLSPSQEDLIYAVMHPLLMVIGFILISGEAILVYRWLPGSRNLKKSVHLCLQGVALGCGIFGIWTKFHGQDGIVANFYSLHSWMGLICISMFGAQWLFGFMNFWHKGEVRTTRLKALPWHVFLGLYTYGLAVVTAETGLLEKLTLLQANPDVTKRGPESSIVNGLGVSLVLVSSVVILAAVLPKHQTPKPKAMF from the exons ATGGCTGCAGTCTTATTCTCACCATTTTCTGTCTTACTTTTTGCAAGAATTTCAGCTTTTTTAGTGGCAATTCTTGTTATTACATGGGCTCTTTACTTCCAAGCCAGCTTCATTCCACTTTCCCCTTCCCAAGAAGATCTCATTTATGCT GTGATGCATCCTTTGTTGATGGTGATTGGTTTCATACTCATTAGTGGAGAAG CCATTTTGGTGTACAGATGGCTCCCTGGTTCAAGAAATTTGAAGAAATCAGTGCATTTGTGTCTTCAAGGTGTAGCTCTAGGTTGTGGGATTTTTGGTATCTGGACTAAATTTCATGGACAAGATGGGATTGTGGCTAATTTTTATAGTTTGCATTCATGGATGGGTTTGATCTGTATCTCTATGTTTGGTGCTCAG TGGTTGTTTGGTTTCATGAACTTTTGGCATAAAGGAGAGGTTCGGACAACAAGGCTAAAGGCGCTCCCTTGGCACGTCTTCCTCGGTCTATACACTTACGGGTTGGCAGTGGTGACAGCAGAGACGGGGCTTCTTGAGAAGTTGACTTTGTTGCAAGCCAATCCAGATGTAACAAAGCGTGGTCCCGAGTCGTCGATTGTGAATGGTTTGGGAGTCAGTTTGGTTCTTGTGAGCAGCGTCGTGATTCTTGCTGCGGTATTGCCAAAACACCAAACGCCTAAACCTAAGGCCATGTTTTGA